CATCTACTGCCAGACCTGGAAAAGTTTCGCGGACCTCGAAAAAAGCTACCGCAATGTCGCCGCCCTCATGAAGCGCAGCGCAAAGGAGTCGGCATGACCATCGATAAAGCTAATGTCAACGGCCCGGTCGGCAATTTCTTCGCGCTGATCCGCGAACTCCGCGGAATCGCCCCCATCGCAGAAAAAATGCACGGCCTGCTTTGCTCCCTGCAACAAAAACCGAAGCTGTCGGACGACGCGCAGAAAGTGCTCTACATCTACCTCTCGCTTTTGGAAGACGGCAACACGCGCATCCCGTTGGATGCAGAGCCGCTTTTTTCCAAGTGGGCGCAGAAATGGGACGGCCTTGTCGTGCAAGCCGAAAGTCGTGACGCTCTAAAGGGGGACGGCTGCACGGAATTGTACCCGTCCGCGGACGTATTTCTGCCGGTTATCCGCAAAGGCGTCAAGGAGCTTGCCGCAGGTAAGTACGCGCAAATCATCGGCGAAGGGGCGACCCCCCTATGCTTGCAGCAGACGCCGCGCGGCACCTACCTGATTTCGGCGAAGCATCTCGAAGACAAGGGGCATATCGAAAAAATTTTCAAATCCGGATTCTTCAAGGAAGCCGCCATCAGCGATGCGGACATACCGCAAGCCAGGGATTTCGTGCACGGGCTGTTGCGCGAAGGCTCCCCCATCAACTTCGATGACCGCCAGGCCGAAATCATCGCCCGCGGCACGAAGCAGAACCTCATTATCACCGGCGGGCCCGGCACCGGAAAGACGACCGTCATCGGGTTCTTATTGTGGAAACTCTTCGCCAGCAATGCCGACTACCTGAATTGGGACCTTTACATGGCGGCGCCCAGCGGCAAAGCAGCCGACCGTCTCGCCGAAAGCATGGAAGACACTCTGCACGAAATTTCGGAATCCGCACGCAACAAGAACCCGCGTATTGTCGAAAAACTCGCCAAGGCATCAAGCTACACGCTGCACAGGCTCCTAAAATACAGTGTCGCGAAGGGAGGCTTCACCTTCAATTCCGGCAATCCACTCCCCGAAAAGGCCATCTACATCATTGACGAGGCGAGCATGATAGACATCTCGCTATTCGCGGCATTCCTGCAGGCGCTCCCGCCCAGCGGAAACTTCAAGCTGTTCATCCTGGGCGACCCGAAGCAGCTGCCGTCTGTCGATGCGGGCGCCGTACTCGGCAACATCCTGGAATTCGACCGCAATTTCGTCGTCAAGCTTATTCGTTCCAACCGATTCAATGACGATTCCAGAATCGGCGTGTTGGCAGGCAGAATCCAGCGCGGCGAGAATGCGCTGTTTGAAGGATCGCCATTTGACCCGCAGGCAACTTACTGGGAAGAGCAGGACAGCGTCCATTTTTTTGACCTGAATTGCGGCCAAACGCTTTCACGCAAGGAAGAACTTCTCGCCGTCAGGAACCTGGTTCGCAAGTGGACAAAGAAATTCTACGCCCCGCTCATCGGCCTTGCCGAGCTTGTCAACCCGGACATTTCCCTGGAAAGCGCGACACCGGAACAGTCGGAGATCCGCGAGAAGCTCTGGAATGCCGCAAGCCAGGCCCGCATCCTTTCGGCAGAAAGGCGCGGCAACCGCGGTGTCGAAGCGCTGAACCAGATTGTCGCCGAGACGTTGACGCAAAACCCGGCCACGGCATTTGTGGGGCAGATACTGATTTTCAACCGCAACCAGAACGAATTCACGCTGTACAACGGCGACACGGGAATCGTGGTCAGGTCCGAACGGCACGGCCAGCTATTCCTGATGCTCAAGAAACAGTCGAAATTTGTCTTCTATCCGCTCTCGTATTTTCCGGAAGAATGCCTGGAGCCTTCCTTCGCGATAACCATCCACAAATCGCAGGGTTCGGGCTACCCGAATATTATGATGTTCCTACCCACACGCAAGGGCCATCCACTGCTGAACAGGCAAATTCTCTATACTGGAATCACACGTACCAAGAAACAGAGTCTCACCATCATCGCGACTCCCGAGACCTTCAAGGCAGCCTGCGAAACGGTCATCGAGCGCGACACGGGCATTGAGTTATAGATAAGAGCCCCGCGGGAGTTGCATCCGGACGGCCGCTTCGCAAATCCTTCTGCCATGGGATACCGTTGGGACCTGGTCAATCTTATGTACAGATTGTGCCGACAGAGCGTTTACTTCAAATAGTACGCGCCCTGGCACTTGAGCTCGTTGCGGACCTTCGCCCTGATTTCGCGGACGTTTTTGCCGGTCACGCGACCGAGCATTTTGCCGTTCAGGTCGAACACGCGGTAGGTACGCGAGGCGTCAAAGTCCACGCTGTAGCCTGTTGCCGCACCGTTGTTGATGGTGCCGCGGGTGGCTCCATGTGCAATCGCAAGCGTGGAGGTGTCCTTGGGGGCTTCGCACTGCCCTTCGCAGAACTCGATCCAGTCAAGGTTCACGTAGTTCCCGACGATGGAAACCTTCAGCACGTTTTCGCCTTCGGGGAGTTCCACCTTGGTAGATATCGCGGTGTAGGTTTCCCAGTCCTCTCCCTGCTTGGCGATGAGCGTGTCGCCCAATGCCTTGCCGTTTAAGGAGAGCGCGATGCCCGCTTTCTCGGATGAGGTCGCCATGTTCGCCTGCACGCCGTAGGTGCCTGCCTTCGCGACGTTCACGGTGTATTCTAGCCATTCACCCGATTCGGTATAGCCGATGGCGTAACCCGTGGGGGTGCTGCAGCTTTCGGCCTCGGCGCAACCGAGTGGAACGATGTCTACGTAGTCTTCGCGGTAGGCGCCGCCCTGGTTCTTCAAGACCTTGTCATAATACGAGACACCGTTTCCGCCCTTGTCAAAGTTTTCGGCTTCGACCTTGCCCGGGATGGCGATGGGGGCGTCGCCGAACGGCTCCTGCACGGC
This genomic stretch from Fibrobacter sp. UWP2 harbors:
- a CDS encoding AAA family ATPase produces the protein MTIDKANVNGPVGNFFALIRELRGIAPIAEKMHGLLCSLQQKPKLSDDAQKVLYIYLSLLEDGNTRIPLDAEPLFSKWAQKWDGLVVQAESRDALKGDGCTELYPSADVFLPVIRKGVKELAAGKYAQIIGEGATPLCLQQTPRGTYLISAKHLEDKGHIEKIFKSGFFKEAAISDADIPQARDFVHGLLREGSPINFDDRQAEIIARGTKQNLIITGGPGTGKTTVIGFLLWKLFASNADYLNWDLYMAAPSGKAADRLAESMEDTLHEISESARNKNPRIVEKLAKASSYTLHRLLKYSVAKGGFTFNSGNPLPEKAIYIIDEASMIDISLFAAFLQALPPSGNFKLFILGDPKQLPSVDAGAVLGNILEFDRNFVVKLIRSNRFNDDSRIGVLAGRIQRGENALFEGSPFDPQATYWEEQDSVHFFDLNCGQTLSRKEELLAVRNLVRKWTKKFYAPLIGLAELVNPDISLESATPEQSEIREKLWNAASQARILSAERRGNRGVEALNQIVAETLTQNPATAFVGQILIFNRNQNEFTLYNGDTGIVVRSERHGQLFLMLKKQSKFVFYPLSYFPEECLEPSFAITIHKSQGSGYPNIMMFLPTRKGHPLLNRQILYTGITRTKKQSLTIIATPETFKAACETVIERDTGIEL